The following nucleotide sequence is from Sander vitreus isolate 19-12246 chromosome 3, sanVit1, whole genome shotgun sequence.
AAAAGACGAGAGATTATGTGATGGAACTGAAGACATAAAGACGCTCCAGAGCCCGTACACTGACACATCTCAGCTCCGGATCACTAACATGGTATACAAGGCTGTTTATGCAATAGCTCATGCCATTCATAAAGCAGTGTGCCAGAAAACAAATTCTACAACTCAGTGTGACAAATTCACCAGGATAGAATCCAAAGAGGTCAGTTGAACATAAATGAAAACCCCAATGCCATTTTTTGCTTTaatttctaaaatgtattttatttattatttaatttctttCCCTCAcagctttcatttattttatcttcACAGGTTCTTACTCAGCTGAAGAAAGTAAATTTTTCCCGAAATGGCTATGATGTGTCGTTTGATGCCAACGGTAATCCTGTGGCCAGATATGAGCTGGTTAACTGGCAAAAAAGTGAGAGTGGCAGCATTAAGTTGGTGACAGTAGGGCACTATGATGCATCACTGCCGGTGGGCCAGAAGTTCAAAGTCAGCAGGAACATCACCTGGGTGGACGGTGGCACACAAGTAAGGAGCACAAAAGCAATAATTTAACATCAAATATGGTGATCTTATAGGGTCTGATATGTGTATGTACGTTGAAATAATTTTAAGTCACTGTACATTACTCATGTCCATACTGGCTGTGACGAGATCCATTCCAAAGTAACACTATTTTCAGTATGAAATTCTTCcttcatattttacaaaaaaagtattCACCTTCTGAGCTGTAGAGGGAtaggaacaaaagaaaaagggaattTGTACAAAAAAGACTGTAACTTTGAAAGACAACCACTTGATTTGTCTAACTCAGACTGCTAAAACCTCATTTTGGCTTCAGCTGAACTTTAGAATGCATTTGACACAAAAACGGATTTTGTCCCTCAGCAGTTACAATGACAATACACATTTTGACATGTGAGTATTGTTTTAACACAGGATTGAAAAAGCTTTGAAACACACCTGAACATATGTgagtttgtttgtctttgtgtgccAGGTGCCTGTGTCAGTGTGCTCTGACAGCTGTCCTCCAGGAACTCGTAAAGTGCTGCAGAAAGGAAAACCCATCTGCTGTTATGATTGTATACTGTGTCCTGAGGGAGAGATTAGTAATGCTACAGGTATTAGTTTTTCGCCTGTACATAGCCAATGTACTGTGCAAAATCAAATATACATTACAACCaccttttgattttattttttcagattCCCCTGATTGTTTCCCTTGCCCAAAGGAGTTCTGGCCtaatgcagagagagacacctGTCTCCCCAAGCCTGTAGAGTTTCTTTCCTACAACGAGGTCCTAGGAATCATCCTGGCTGCATTCTCAGTTGGTGGTGCCTGTCTGGCCATTATAACAGCGGCTGTGTTCTATCGTCACAGGACATCCCCGATTGTCAGGGCCAACAACTCTGAGCTGAGCTTCcttctgctcttctccctgacTCTATGTTTCTTATGTTCATTAACTTTCATTGGAGCACCCTCTGATTGGTCCTGCATGCTGCGCCACACAGCATTTGGAATCACCTTTGTCCTCTGTATGTCTTGTGTTCTTGGAAAAACAATAGTAGTGTTAATGGCCTTCAAAGCTACACTCCCAGGTAGTAATgtcatgaaatggtttggtcctccACAGCAAAGAATGACTGTAGTTTCTTTCACGTTTATTCAAGTTTTAATATGTACTATTTGGTTGGGTCTTAGTCCCCCTTTTCCGATGAAAAACCTAACCATATACAAAAAGAGAATTATCCTGGAGTGTGCATTAGGCTCAGCTATTGGGTTCTGGGCTGTGCTCGGGTACATAGGCCTACTGGCTGTCTTTTGCTTTGTGTTAGCTGTCCTAGCTCGGAAATTACCTGATAATTTTAATGAAGCCAAGCTCATCACCTTCAGCATGCTGATATTCTGTGCAGTCTGGATCACCTTCATTCCTGCATATCTCAGCTCTCCTGGGAAATTCACTGTGGCTGTGGAGATATTTGCCATTCTGGCCTCCAGTTTTGGACTAATACTGTGTATATTTGCTCCAAAATGTTTCATCATATTGTTTAAGCCAGAGAAGAACACCAAGAAatatttaatgaacaaaaatcAATCCTAAAACATCTGAGGTTTGGAAATAGTTAAGAtgctcacatacagtatagagcTTATGCTGTGCACATCCAACAAAGTCTTCATCTTGGTTTTATTGTGAATTTCCTTTTAATAGTTATCttcttattttacaaaaattctTTCATCATGGGctgaaaatataaaattaagtgaataaataaattcaaaatTCACAACATAAATGCGTGGTTCTTTCTCTTTTATAAAATAATTCCTATTTCAATAATACTGAGAAGAATGCGATGCCCGCACTCTGCTAATACTCCCATACATTTATTGTGCAGCAACGTTTCGACCCTGCTGGGTATCCTCAGGAAAATGGCATTCAACAGTGGCTCAAGCATATAaccttagcacaaaaagtaaggaaatttgtgtttagtagattatttctctgtggtaacaatgtttgttggcaataaatcttataccattTGAATCCTGTTCCGTTCCCTTTCAAAtcgtgccccatttgtaaggaacatgcatttgtgggatgagcagcagcgctgagtatgtgggttgcgcccatgaaaaatctgccaaatcttctctgccaataccaaacagcttattctgccattgagtcgtttggtgtttggtggattggatgattctgcctacaGCAGTTGGATCGTAGGGTCAAAGTTTGGAGAAGACTCAGAGAACACTATGttgattgctgcaccgatagagtaacaccttttggtggaggcagtgtcatcattggaggcaatctcaatgcagagacaTATAGatatgagattctgcaaccagtggcaatcccatatctccacagtctgggaccgaactctatcctccaagatgacaacgcttgCCCCCACAGGgcagggtttatcagagactacctccagcaTGTGgaagtggagaggatggaatggcctgccagcagtcctgacctcaaccccattgaacacttgtgtgatcagcttgggcgtgctgttcgtgccagagtgaccaacacaaccacgttggctgacttgcaacaaatgctggttgaagaatgggataccatcccacagcagtgtgtgaccaggctggtgaccagcatgaggaggaggtgccaggctgtgtatggttcttccacacgctactgaggctcctgtttgtgaaattaatattgtaatatataattgtaatattgttaaattgccaatatgacttgtttcttcaaacttcaatcatccaatcaaCCAAACACAAAaggagtcaatggcagaataagctgtttggcatggGCAGACAACatttggcaaatatttcattggcgcaacccacatactcagcgctgctgctcatcccacaatcacaaatcacaaatgcatgttccttacaaatggggcaccatttgaaagggaactaaacaggctttccaacggtataagatttattgacaaaaaacattgttaccacagagaaataatataccaaacacaaatgtccttacttgtTGTGCTAAGTTTACATAGGGCACAGACATGGTCAGCTGATCGTGCATCAGCTGAGCTCATTTATACTAATTACCAAGACCTTGATGGGCCTAAGTACCACCTTTACCATAGTCACCACATAAAACCATCAGTGATACAATTACATATACACAAtatgcacacagacaatgaaaaaatgacaaaaatggccaaaaccCTAACTAACTTGTTGTATCCAGACCCTTTTTGCCCTGCACCTCACTAGTGGGGATGTGCACACTACCACTACTGCTCTACGGTATTTCAATAATACTTCCATATACAcattatttaaaggtccaatatgtaatatatttactgtaattaatccaaaaatgcaaaaccgattttaccttgtcatagttgaataatgacagtttagtgggtaactaggacatacatagaacatcaaaatcccattgacacctctttcctctgcaaatctcacaatttgaaactgcctctgaaaacggacaaatctcaacgagccgcctagttgacgtcaactggGCGGCTCCtactcatttggctctagtctctatctttgtcacgccccaacatttacataggctacaccactgatctgagatcaggtagtcttctgaataggttgcgcagatctcagaaattgtatatattgttcatctgctattttaccactaaattcacttctgagacttttttatgcgagaaatcaactatatagaggtcaaatatgggctgttttacgaaaatgtatggctaattgcaaattttgtgtGTCGGAGTtaagcggccggtgctgcctgtgttgctgcctcgctgcccggcctgccttccttcacagaccccggcctgctgtgaggtagattTAGCTCTGTCATGGCTTGCagcccatggcactccatacccgcgcaaagtcacagttttttgggttaatggactaccaaacgccgttgccctgacagagctccagggcctgcagctcccctcttcctgctaaatggccggtgtgtgtgagtgagagcgagcttgttacgccagcaatctcttaccacaggttccagttaatcttataatgtgtgtaattataatgtgttgagttatttaaacaaacgatcggggaaataaacgcctcttgtccgtgagtctcattgatagagcctgcggctggatggagctctatcaatgagagctagctagcctcctcttagaattcctctgaaattcacaaaaatgcattaaattaaaatcggccaccattgttagctttataagaccttgaggTAGGTGTtgtaagtggcgtgatgaaattcaaactgtaaatatattctAATTACGCCAAAAATTAAGCTAACTAGCcacgatctgtacacataggattgaagggacagtcgcagctaacgaaacccctaatgtttacaaaaattcattaaattaaaatcggacaccattgttagctttataagaccttgtgGTAGGTGTtgtaagtggcgtgatgaaattcaaactgtaaatatactctcaTTACAccgaaaatgaagctaactagccgcgatctgtacacataggattgaagggacagtagcagctaacgaaacccctaatgttcacaaaaattcattaaattaaaatcggacaccattgttagctttataagaccttgtgGTAGGTGTTGTAAGTGGCGTggtgaaattcaaactgtaaatatactctcattacgccgaaaatgaagctaactagccgcgatctgtacacataggattgaagggacagtagcagctaagcagccagccagctccgcagagctccacggagccccgagtattccagtagtccagtacccagggaaacggtgactttcactaggtatggaggttgctgctttctcgtcagactgtgtggagctcctagctaaattccgacacgtcttaccaaatttgcaattagccatcaattttcgtaaaaaggcccatatttgagctttatatatttgatttctcgcttaaaaaagtctcagaagtgaatttaataacgaaatagcccgacaaacaatgtataactttgcagtgtctgaaatatgagacctgctgtctcgtctctgTTTTTCTATGtagttcgctcaaaccaatcagcgcgcagctcatctacatattcatgagcataccatatttggaagaaaagctcttgttccaaatagagccatattcacagggtagttaagggcctaataaaatagcattcaggcaattttcagcccaaccaatgttacataccctattaggagaccttaaggaacagtgtaaaataccctatacaatcattctatcacccctttaactaattaattaatcaatttatttatttggaaatgcaatttaaataattttatttcaACCAGTCAACACCACTCTGATTGCCCCATGGCAGCACGTTATTATGACCCAAGCAGTAAACGCTACTCTGATAGGCCGAGGCAACACACCAAGCATTTGGCGCGATTCAGCGTGTTTCATGGAAGCAAAGGCCGCGCCACTCTGTTCAGCCAAAGCGTTTTAAACCGTCTCTGCATCAAACCATCGGTTTCCACTAAGTTGAAGGTAAGTTCGGTCAGGttagttcatttatttatagtgtTGGCTGTTTTAGCTTTGTTGTCTTAAACTATCTAAACAAGTTGTGGCTACAATTGGCATTGCATCTTTTCccatcagctaacgttagctaaacatTGTCCATAGTTAAAATTGAATTGGAATTACTTTTGAAAACGACCATGGTGCCTAAAAATATTCACGTTAACCGAAGCTTTAACATGCAGCTCGGTCGCTAAGTCACTCACTAACTAGAGCTAGGCTGGTAGCTAATGCTGGATCCAAACAAATGTGCATAAACTGATCTGGTACAAAAGAACACATGTGGCCAGCCGGCACTCAGAGACAAAAGACTCAGAGACCATGTGGTCTTTCAAACAGAGGGTTTCGGCCTACATGTAAATTCCACATCCCTTGCTCCAAACTCCTAAATGAAGAAAAGGAGATAAGAAGGCCACAAAATGGCTGAATGACCACGAAGGAGTGGCCAAAGTGGTCAGAAGAACTACAGCCTTGTAGTTCACACCTTTTGAGAGATCTCTGGATCCCCATTCGCTTAACGGACCCTGAACACAGCATGTGGTCAGGGCCTATAAAACCTTTGGACACACCTTTTTTCATCGCTTTCCATCTCAACTCTGGTTGTAACAGGTCAGCGTCCAAGTTTGTGCTAAAACTTCCATTTTTGAGACAAAGTGAATTTATTTCTAGGTGTTCTGAAGAACACTACTGGATCCTGGAAACACACGTCGTGTTTCAACGCTGCAGAGAGAACAACACGTTCTCTAGAAGGAAATCGGACACGGACACCGTTGTTTCTTCAAAATCGACTCTGGTGTGTTCCCCGCTGTCCCGGGGACCAGCAAGTTTCTCTGTGCCGCTGACGAGCGACACAGACccgttctgtttttctgttgaaATCTATGGACAGAAACAACGGACTGAACACACAGTAAGAAGGCTTAAGGTTTTCTGGGCAGAgaaatattgtgttttattaatgtcagTAAGGCTAATGTTGCCACTTGTTAcgacattaatgtgatttgtTTGATTAATAAGTGCTACTGTTGTGCATGTGATTTATTAATCTATGATTGTGACCGCTGCGTCAAATCTATTTCTGTGAATGTACTCTGATCACGGTGCATTGTtgatatgttgtgttgaatattGCAGCTAGCTTGTTAAAACTGTAATTGCTACCTGCTAACTTTCACGGAGTTTTAGTTATTGTACTGAGTGAGATAATCAGACTTTTCAAAGTGTCCTCCTTTCCTAAGGGGTTTCCTTTCCTCtatcattaacacacacacacacacacacacacacacacacacacacacacacccatacagacatacacacgccCAAGTGAACAGCTGGCCCACAGCGAGTCACGTATGTCGAATAGCTACACAGCTAGCACATAGCGAAGTAGCTAGTTTAGTGTGTCCCTCTTGTCAACCACATGTTAGTCTGAGAACTAACTGACTAGCTTAGTCACGTGGCGTTGCAACGCAGCCCACTACCGCCCTCTTGAGGCTACATAGCTTTTGTGCAGCTAACACCTAGCCTAGCTTCAATGAGCTAATGGCTAATCTGGGACGTAGCCTAGCAACCCCCGGGTTTCGTCACCCCTCCTcctcgcactctctctctctccccctctctcacacatacatacatacacacacacacacacacacacacacacagatcacatcACGtgctggttttgttttgttttggctttgttttgttgtagctACTTAAAGTAGGCATTTTTCTTAACGTTTCCTTGATGTTTCAGTCAATTCAGACACACCCAATTCAATGGGATGGAAAGCTTTCTGACCCTGACATGCGCATAAGTTTTCTGTGACGTGTACTGTGAAGGGGTCAATTTAAGGAATTTTTTCAAAAGAGAATATGTATCACATCTTTCTTATAAATGAGCCCATTTAAACATGGGGGTTGCTGTGGGGAACAATCCAATTCAAATCCTAATCCTAATGTTCTATAAGTTTTCCTTTTTAAGGTAGGTGTAGCCTACTCTTTGAATTGTTTGATTTTCCAATTATTATCTGCAGTAATTTTGCCTATATGGTCATGTGAAGCAGACATTGCCCATCATCCAGAATGCAAGTTCTGTGTTCAGGGCAGGAAAACGTTAATCTGATAGCCTGATCTAGTAAAAAGCACACCCATTTTTCATAATGCATTGTGTGCTTGTAGATCGGCTGTTTTTTGTTACTTGTCTTACAACTATAGTCCATAGTCCGATGGTGTTCAAGAGAACATATCTGTTCTTTTAGACAAATGACACCGTTGTCCGGTGGAGTATTGAGTATTGTAAAGGTTTAGTTGGGTGTTTCTAAACCAGTCTTTTCTTTCTATCAGGTGGTGTGCAATGTCCTTTTCATTTTGGACGTGGATTGAGGTTTCCTGCCTTTAAGGAGCTAAACAAGGTACGTGTTCTGACCTCATCCTCCTTCTCATGTCTAACTCTAAGGTAGACTGCAAATGAGCCAATTTCCACAAAAGGGCCAATTCCCACAAAAGGTGGAATAACCCTATAGTACTTATGATCAGGACAAAGTACAAGTTGGtcaaaagattacatttttaaattaatttattagtttatttgacagggacagcgcatattaattaacatttctgtaaatatgcTAGATTTAGCCAAAAGGCTAGTTTTCACctgttgtgaatgtgaaaaaaacaattaatttaTAATATGACTTGGAAGTATATTCTCATTCCGGTTGCCTTGCAACCCTGGAGTCATTTGTGAGAGATTATTCAGAAGACATTTGCTTAGGAGCAGATGTAGGTCCAGAGCCATATATATTTATGCTAGAAAACACGTAAAAGGAGATTTTAGAAGGGGAAAGCAAGGATCTTTGGTGAAAGGCAAGATATAAATGCGCTGCTTAAGTACGCAAGTAGTAGCAAAGATGTTTGATTATTACACCAGAGTGAGTGTGTAATTCCAAGTCATATCTGCCTAGAAGACTGGGACACGGGCTGCATGGATACGAGAAAGGTAATACCCAATTGTCTAACTCTAGAGAAGATGGCAAATGAGCTAATTTCACAAATAGTGATATTGTAGAGGGATAAAAGGAGATGACCACCCTAGGAGACACTGATCAATGTTTAACCCTCTGGGGTCGAAGGATGCGCCCGCATGTCCAAAATGGGGTGGAACATGTCAGTCAACTTGTCACTGttttgtcctgtgtgtgtatatatatatatatatatatatgtatgtttgtatatatattagggctgtcaaacgatcatgtgataaaatatgcgattaatcgcacttaatcgctgaatttctatagtcaatcacgattaatcgcatattttatcacatgattaaaattctattattttgcatttcagaacagtttttaagtacatattaacaatcgaaagcaattcttaccagtgtatcttgattgggaatcaaatgaatgcaaataaagttactttatgaacttgattttaagatttgtaattatttatttactgtgtaaacaaaagaaaaatgtgtgaatct
It contains:
- the LOC144512648 gene encoding extracellular calcium-sensing receptor-like; its protein translation is MPEPLRCTGSIKTRELRFSRAMIFAIEEINNSTELLPGIKLGYQIYDSCASVTVAVHVAFQLSNGLDPVFYTGDNCSQSGMVKAVVGETGSMPSISMSRIIGPFNIPQVSHFATCACLSNKQQYPNFFRTVPSDEFQADALAKLVKHFGWTWIGAVRSDSDYGNGGMASFLNAARKEGICVEYSESFHRTQPHSRIQRIADIIRRSTAMVVVAFVALGDIKILLEELSLEPSPPRQWIGSEAWVTDPELLRFSFCAGAIGFGIERSVIPGLRDFLLDLSPSKVAASPVLTEFWEDAFNCRMEKSAAKDERLCDGTEDIKTLQSPYTDTSQLRITNMVYKAVYAIAHAIHKAVCQKTNSTTQCDKFTRIESKEVLTQLKKVNFSRNGYDVSFDANGNPVARYELVNWQKSESGSIKLVTVGHYDASLPVGQKFKVSRNITWVDGGTQVPVSVCSDSCPPGTRKVLQKGKPICCYDCILCPEGEISNATDSPDCFPCPKEFWPNAERDTCLPKPVEFLSYNEVLGIILAAFSVGGACLAIITAAVFYRHRTSPIVRANNSELSFLLLFSLTLCFLCSLTFIGAPSDWSCMLRHTAFGITFVLCMSCVLGKTIVVLMAFKATLPGSNVMKWFGPPQQRMTVVSFTFIQVLICTIWLGLSPPFPMKNLTIYKKRIILECALGSAIGFWAVLGYIGLLAVFCFVLAVLARKLPDNFNEAKLITFSMLIFCAVWITFIPAYLSSPGKFTVAVEIFAILASSFGLILCIFAPKCFIILFKPEKNTKKYLMNKNQS